A DNA window from Ostrea edulis chromosome 5, xbOstEdul1.1, whole genome shotgun sequence contains the following coding sequences:
- the LOC130055019 gene encoding uncharacterized protein LOC130055019, translated as MVNNLEDLDFADDLALLPHRIKDMRDKTKKLYEKGIKIGLKFNIKKTKIMKVMTRKGVTISVEGEDIEEVDQFTYLVSIVSKTGGTEKDINSRISKGRQAFAMLKPVWKSNALDWNPQGCRRRGRPTHSWRRTRLKELDNIGTIWREAKQIAQNRVRWRMTVSALCSVRDEED; from the exons ATGGTGAACAACCTTGAGGATCTAGACTTTGCTGACGACCTAGCATTGCTACCCCACCGTATAAAAGACATGAGAGACAAAACCAAGAAACTATATGAAAAGGGGATAAAGATCGGATTGAAATTTAACATCAAGAAGACCAAAATAATGAAAGTTATGACCAGGAAAGGGGTAACAATATCAGTTGAAGGTGAAGACATTGAGGAAGTAGACCAATTTACATACTTGGTAAGTATTGTAAGCAAAACAGGTGGAACGGAAAAAGACATTAATTCTAGGATAAGCAAAGGAAGACAGGCATTTGCCATGCTAAAGCCTGTATGGAAATCCAAC GCGTTGGACTGGAATCCACAGGGATGCAGGAGACGAGGGAGACCAACACACAGCTGGAGAAGAACAAGGCTGAAAGAACTAGATAACATTGGAACCATCTGGAGAGAAGCCAAACAAATTGCTCAAAACAGAGTTAGATGGAGGATGACTGTTTCAGCCCTATGTTCCGTAAGGGACGAAGAGGACTAA